The following nucleotide sequence is from Acidobacteriota bacterium.
GCCGAGCCCCGAATATTTCTGCCGGGTGGTCGCGATGTGCAGGGGCGTTCTACAGCGTTCGACAAGCTGCTGCGCTTCGAGCTTGGCAGCATCATTCCAAATCTCATCGACCGCTGGGAAGGCGTCATCGGTGTCGATGTCGCTGAGTGGCGTCTGCGGAAGATGAAGACACGCTGGGGGAGCTGCAACATCACCAAACGGCGTATTTGGATCAACGTGGAGCTTGCGACACTAGACCCTGAACTTCTCGAGTCGGTGGTCGTCCACGAGATGACTCACCTCGTCGAACGTCGCCACAACACCCGCTTCTACGGTCTGATGGATCGCAATTTGCCAGACTGGCGGCAACGATGGGCACGCCTGAACAGATCGCCGCCGCTGCCACACGACGGTTAGAAAGTTCGGTGGTGTTCGCCCCACGATGCCGCGGCGAGGGCAACCAGGCCCAATACAAAAAACGCG
It contains:
- a CDS encoding M48 family metallopeptidase, yielding MGRKDETHTTLVVGGVTVYVVRKRVKNLNLSVRAPDGRVRLSMPLRATDHEASVFVTSRLRWIEQHQKSLSEIVVLEAPSYEHGDLVSVWGRDYVVSEAGSDWNGRAVLDSAEPRIFLPGGRDVQGRSTAFDKLLRFELGSIIPNLIDRWEGVIGVDVAEWRLRKMKTRWGSCNITKRRIWINVELATLDPELLESVVVHEMTHLVERRHNTRFYGLMDRNLPDWRQRWARLNRSPPLPHDG